The following coding sequences lie in one Trichomycterus rosablanca isolate fTriRos1 unplaced genomic scaffold, fTriRos1.hap1 scaffold_118, whole genome shotgun sequence genomic window:
- the LOC134304817 gene encoding histone H4 → MSGRGKGGKGLGKGGAKRHRKVLRDNIQGITKPAIRRLARRGGVKRISGLIYEETRGVLKVFLENVIRDAVTYTEHAKRKTVTAMDVVYALKRQGRTLYGFGG, encoded by the coding sequence ATGTCCGGAAGAGGAAAGGGCGGCAAAGGTCTTGGAAAAGGAGGCGCTAAACGTCACCGCAAAGTTCTCCGTGATaacatccagggtattactaaacccgccatccgccgtttggctcgccgtggcggtgtgaagcgtatttccggcttgatctacgaggagacccgcggtgtgctcaaggttttccttgagaacgtcatccgtgatgccgtcacctacaccgagcacgccaagagaaagaccgtcaccgcaatggacgtggtgtacgctctgaaacgccagggacgcaccctgtacggattcgggggttaa